Proteins encoded together in one Chiloscyllium plagiosum isolate BGI_BamShark_2017 unplaced genomic scaffold, ASM401019v2 scaf_15532, whole genome shotgun sequence window:
- the LOC122547203 gene encoding neurobeachin-like, protein MKSKKTFRTQAIVNQNAETELMLEGDDDTVSLLQEKEIDNLAGPVVLSTPAQLIAPVVVAKGTLSITTTEIYFEVDEDDQGFKKIDPKQKHVQQYPKRWNQSACSSKNSRYTKHQQPQLNDKCKF, encoded by the exons atgaagtCGAAGAAAACTTTCCGGACCCAGGCAATTGTGAATCAGAATGCGGAAACCGAGCTAATGTTAGAGGGCGATGACGATACTGTCAGTCTATTACAAGAAAAAGAGATCGACAATCTGGCAG GGCCTGTTGTCCTAAGTACTCCAGCTCAGTTAATCGCACCAGTAGTCGTTGCTAAAGGAACCTTGTCTATCACCACTACAGAAATCTATTTTGAAGTAGACGAGGATGACCAAGGGTTTAAAAAAATCGACCCAAAA CAAAAACATGTCCAGCAGTATCCAAAAAGATGGAACCAGTCAGCTTGTTCGTCTAAGAATTCACGGTACACAAAACATCAACAGCCACAACTGAACGACAAATGCAAGTTTTAA